A part of Aquaspirillum sp. LM1 genomic DNA contains:
- a CDS encoding DMT family transporter: protein MFSGIVLAISACLVWGLGFAAPLWVPEFSPAQLSAGRFIAFGAFSALLCLRWRPPPLAHALWRQAALGSVVGNLLYYLCLASAIRLIGVPLPTLIVGMLPVTLALAANLHGAEQRWAKLLPSLALIGAGLLAVNLDALHQLPDNGLWDYLAGSLLALGALACWTWFGLMNARLLRAGTLNASVWSAMLGVAVLPCALLLGLWAFANTPSQPVDAWLRLIAVSAITGVVGGWLASWLWNQASVRLPVTLVGQLIVVETLAGIGYGQLYTASWPAWPLLLGAALMVAGVVWALSAAKNA from the coding sequence ATGTTTAGCGGTATTGTATTGGCCATCAGCGCCTGCCTGGTCTGGGGGCTGGGCTTTGCGGCCCCATTGTGGGTGCCCGAGTTTTCCCCGGCGCAACTGAGCGCCGGGCGGTTTATTGCCTTTGGCGCATTTTCGGCGCTGCTGTGCCTGCGCTGGCGACCGCCGCCGCTGGCCCACGCGCTGTGGCGGCAAGCGGCACTGGGCAGTGTGGTGGGCAATCTGCTGTACTACCTGTGCCTGGCCAGCGCCATCCGCCTGATTGGCGTACCACTGCCCACGCTGATTGTTGGCATGCTGCCCGTTACGCTGGCGCTGGCGGCCAATCTGCACGGAGCGGAACAGCGCTGGGCCAAACTGTTGCCGTCACTGGCCTTGATTGGTGCCGGCCTGCTGGCGGTCAATCTGGATGCACTGCATCAGTTGCCCGACAACGGCCTGTGGGATTATCTGGCCGGCAGCCTGCTGGCACTGGGCGCACTGGCCTGCTGGACCTGGTTTGGCCTGATGAACGCCCGCCTGCTGCGCGCCGGCACGCTGAATGCCAGCGTGTGGAGCGCCATGCTGGGGGTGGCTGTTCTGCCCTGCGCGCTGCTGCTGGGGCTATGGGCATTTGCCAACACGCCCAGCCAGCCGGTAGATGCCTGGCTGCGGCTGATTGCCGTGTCGGCCATCACCGGGGTGGTGGGTGGCTGGCTGGCGTCGTGGCTGTGGAATCAGGCCAGCGTGCGCCTGCCGGTCACCCTGGTGGGTCAGCTGATTGTGGTGGAAACCCTGGCCGGCATTGGTTATGGCCAGTTATACACCGCCAGTTGGCCAGCCTGGCCGCTGCTGCTGGGAGCGGCATTGATGGTGGCCGGGGTGGTATGGGCGCTGTCAGCGGCAAAAAACGCTTGA
- a CDS encoding 16S rRNA (uracil(1498)-N(3))-methyltransferase has product MPRFFVDQPLFADATLSLPDAVVRHVQVLRLNPGDALTLFNGDPAGYEYPATVLSVGKRQVAVQLGAALAVSRESPLQLGLAQGISSGDRMDFTLQKGVELGVQVFQPVATQRSIVRLSGERADKRLLRWREIVLSACEQCGRNSVPEVRPILSLDAWLASQVAQQGTRLLLSPQAGVQLRQLPAPASAWLLAGPEGGLTDAEEHAAIAAGWTALTLGPRVLRTETAALAAVAAMQLCWGDY; this is encoded by the coding sequence ATGCCCCGCTTTTTTGTTGACCAGCCGCTGTTTGCCGATGCCACGCTGTCCCTGCCCGATGCCGTGGTGCGCCATGTGCAGGTGCTGCGGCTGAACCCCGGCGACGCACTGACCTTGTTCAATGGCGATCCAGCCGGATACGAATACCCGGCCACGGTGCTGTCGGTGGGCAAGCGGCAGGTGGCGGTGCAGCTGGGCGCGGCACTGGCGGTGTCGCGCGAGTCGCCGTTGCAACTGGGCCTGGCGCAGGGGATTTCCAGCGGCGACCGGATGGATTTTACCCTGCAAAAAGGCGTGGAACTGGGGGTTCAGGTGTTTCAGCCCGTGGCCACCCAGCGTTCGATTGTGCGCCTGAGCGGCGAGCGCGCCGACAAGCGGCTGCTGCGCTGGCGGGAGATTGTGCTGTCTGCCTGCGAACAGTGCGGGCGCAACAGCGTGCCGGAAGTCCGCCCGATTCTCAGTCTGGACGCCTGGCTGGCCAGCCAGGTGGCGCAGCAGGGCACCCGGCTGCTGTTGTCGCCGCAGGCTGGCGTGCAGCTGCGTCAGCTGCCGGCCCCCGCCTCGGCCTGGCTGCTGGCCGGCCCGGAAGGCGGGCTGACCGACGCCGAGGAACACGCCGCCATTGCCGCCGGCTGGACGGCGCTGACCCTGGGGCCACGGGTGTTGCGCACCGAAACAGCGGCGCTGGCGGCGGTGGCGGCCATGCAGCTGTGCTGGGGCGATTACTGA
- a CDS encoding methyl-accepting chemotaxis protein produces MSMFSQLRSTLMLFAASLCLLVALAGGVGLYGTRLNHAHFDQLQTHRAVAEQITAINYKVFDSRLHIALALSDRTPERQSKEAEVIGKNLQNLRQSSQALAALPLPAELAQPVQQFMAVVNAFSDAYLSPAQTAMQRGDVAALEHLLTSQEERFYTPIKQGREGIQHAQHTAALALAESATATERTAQQLGLVAMAGALGLALWFSIRTVRRLNRQLGALTHTMSRLEQHRDLSSRTALDGQDELSSLGQGLDAVQTSLGSVLRQVNQHASEAQQAGSVLLEEASQAEAIVLRQNQSIDDAMQALQQVVAQTHTLATQFDYTVRLAGDSEAEGAQGARMVSDVVDTMTEIASRVGASSEDIRQLGAQSAQVDQIVATIQEITAQTNLLALNAAIEAARAGESGRGFAVVADEVRRLAERTQVATLEIQHTLGNIRHETEQAAENMGISQAKVEEGMARAGIAAQAIVGVRERLGSIHSSIHQINQAIRAQEHASDAVAASMHHAVDASAQVAARAQATRQAADQVRTLGGRLHDEVGRFVL; encoded by the coding sequence ATGTCGATGTTTTCTCAACTGCGCAGCACCCTGATGTTGTTTGCCGCCAGCCTGTGCCTGCTGGTGGCGCTGGCCGGTGGCGTGGGCCTGTATGGCACCCGGCTGAACCATGCGCACTTTGACCAGCTGCAAACCCACCGCGCGGTGGCCGAGCAGATTACCGCCATCAACTACAAAGTGTTTGATTCACGCCTGCATATTGCCCTGGCGCTGAGTGACCGCACACCAGAGCGCCAGAGCAAGGAAGCCGAAGTGATCGGCAAGAACCTGCAAAACCTGCGCCAGAGCAGCCAGGCCCTGGCGGCGCTGCCACTGCCCGCCGAGCTGGCCCAGCCAGTGCAGCAGTTCATGGCCGTGGTCAATGCATTTTCCGACGCCTACCTGAGCCCGGCGCAAACCGCCATGCAGCGCGGCGACGTGGCCGCGCTGGAGCATCTGCTCACCAGCCAGGAAGAACGCTTCTACACCCCCATCAAGCAGGGCCGCGAAGGCATCCAGCACGCCCAGCACACCGCCGCGCTGGCACTGGCCGAATCCGCCACCGCCACCGAACGCACCGCCCAGCAGCTGGGGCTGGTGGCCATGGCCGGCGCGCTGGGGCTGGCCTTGTGGTTCAGCATCCGCACTGTGCGCCGGCTTAACCGCCAGCTGGGCGCGCTGACCCACACCATGTCCCGGCTGGAACAGCACCGCGACCTGAGCAGCCGCACCGCGCTGGATGGCCAGGACGAGCTGTCCAGCCTGGGCCAGGGCCTGGACGCCGTACAAACCAGCCTGGGCAGCGTATTACGCCAGGTTAACCAGCACGCCAGCGAAGCCCAGCAGGCCGGCAGCGTGCTGCTGGAAGAAGCCAGCCAGGCCGAGGCCATTGTACTGCGGCAAAATCAATCCATCGACGACGCCATGCAGGCGCTGCAACAGGTGGTAGCACAAACCCACACCCTGGCCACCCAGTTTGACTACACCGTGCGCCTGGCCGGCGACAGCGAGGCCGAAGGCGCACAAGGTGCGCGCATGGTCAGCGACGTGGTGGACACCATGACGGAAATTGCCAGCCGGGTGGGCGCCTCCAGCGAGGACATCCGCCAGCTGGGCGCACAATCGGCGCAGGTGGACCAGATTGTGGCCACCATTCAGGAAATCACCGCGCAAACCAATCTGCTGGCGCTGAACGCCGCCATCGAAGCTGCCCGCGCCGGCGAATCCGGACGCGGCTTTGCCGTGGTGGCCGACGAAGTGCGCCGGCTGGCCGAACGCACCCAGGTGGCCACGCTGGAAATTCAGCACACCCTGGGCAATATCCGCCACGAAACCGAACAGGCCGCCGAAAACATGGGCATCAGCCAGGCCAAGGTGGAAGAAGGCATGGCCCGCGCCGGCATCGCCGCCCAGGCCATTGTCGGCGTGCGCGAACGGCTGGGCAGCATCCACAGCAGCATTCACCAGATCAACCAGGCCATCCGCGCCCAGGAACACGCCAGCGACGCCGTGGCCGCCAGCATGCATCACGCAGTGGACGCCTCTGCCCAGGTAGCCGCCCGCGCCCAGGCCACCCGCCAAGCCGCCGACCAGGTGCGCACGCTGGGCGGGCGGCTGCATGATGAAGTGGGGCGGTTTGTGTTGTGA
- a CDS encoding glycosyltransferase family 4 protein has product MPPTPSAPRIAIVADWLQDYAGAERVLEQLLLTFPQAEVFAVVDFVPEASRGFLQGKPVHTSFIQRLPLARRYFRHYLPLMPLAIEQLDVSGFDIVISSSHAVAKGVLTGPDQLHVSYVHSPLRYAWDMQHQYLHEAGMDRGMKGALTRWLLHKLRLWDVRTANGVDQFVANSAFIGRRVRKAYRREAEVIYPPVDLAAFTPGQTPRGPAYVTVSRLVPYKRVELIVEAFSAMPDKQLIVIGDGPDLAKVRAKAGSNVQVLGHQPFEVMRGHLQTARAFVFAALEDFGIAPVEAQACGTPVIAFGRGGAAETVRGLQQSNPTGVLFDEQTPAALQAAVALFEQQAGRITAAACRQNAERFAIAVFRQRMAALVVDRWTALQGEVKSGVTGFRPIQAKPL; this is encoded by the coding sequence ATGCCCCCCACGCCTTCTGCCCCGCGCATTGCCATTGTTGCTGACTGGCTGCAGGACTACGCCGGTGCCGAGCGGGTGCTGGAACAACTGCTGCTGACCTTCCCGCAGGCCGAGGTGTTTGCCGTGGTGGATTTTGTGCCAGAGGCGTCGCGCGGGTTTTTGCAGGGCAAGCCGGTACACACCAGCTTTATCCAGCGTCTGCCGCTGGCGCGGCGCTACTTTCGCCATTACCTGCCGCTGATGCCGCTGGCTATCGAGCAGCTGGATGTCAGTGGCTTTGATATTGTGATTTCCAGCAGCCACGCGGTGGCCAAGGGGGTGTTGACCGGGCCGGACCAGTTGCATGTCAGCTATGTGCATTCGCCGCTGCGCTACGCCTGGGACATGCAGCACCAGTATCTGCACGAGGCGGGGATGGATCGCGGCATGAAGGGCGCGCTTACCCGCTGGCTGCTGCACAAGCTGCGGCTGTGGGACGTGCGCACGGCCAATGGGGTGGATCAGTTTGTGGCCAATTCGGCGTTTATTGGCCGTCGGGTGCGCAAGGCTTACCGGCGTGAGGCCGAGGTGATTTATCCGCCGGTCGATCTGGCGGCATTTACCCCCGGCCAGACGCCGCGCGGGCCGGCGTATGTCACCGTGTCGCGCCTGGTGCCGTACAAGCGGGTGGAGTTGATTGTCGAGGCGTTCAGCGCCATGCCGGACAAGCAGCTGATTGTGATTGGTGACGGGCCAGACCTGGCCAAGGTGCGCGCCAAAGCGGGCAGCAATGTGCAGGTGCTGGGCCATCAGCCATTTGAGGTGATGCGTGGGCATTTGCAAACGGCGCGGGCGTTTGTGTTTGCTGCGCTGGAAGACTTTGGCATTGCCCCGGTTGAGGCGCAGGCGTGCGGCACGCCGGTGATTGCCTTTGGCCGGGGCGGCGCGGCGGAAACCGTGCGCGGGCTACAGCAAAGCAACCCCACCGGGGTGTTGTTTGACGAGCAGACGCCAGCCGCGTTGCAGGCGGCGGTGGCGCTGTTCGAGCAGCAGGCCGGGCGCATCACTGCCGCCGCCTGCCGGCAAAATGCCGAGCGCTTTGCCATTGCGGTGTTTCGCCAGCGCATGGCTGCGCTGGTGGTGGATCGCTGGACCGCCTTGCAGGGCGAGGTGAAATCCGGGGTCACTGGCTTCAGGCCGATTCAGGCCAAGCCCTTGTAA
- the pyrI gene encoding aspartate carbamoyltransferase regulatory subunit: MMEHTLKVEALENGTVIDHIPAGQGRRILKLFRMSESGERIYIGFNLPSRRTGKKDLIKVENITFTKEQANQLALFAPNATVNVIKDFKVETKLSLGVPETVDGMLSCPNSNCITATEPVETSFRVSEKDGEVRLKCKYCEKTFARDAFAQLR, translated from the coding sequence ATGATGGAACACACGCTCAAGGTGGAAGCGCTGGAAAACGGCACGGTAATCGACCATATCCCCGCCGGTCAGGGCCGGCGCATTCTCAAGCTGTTCCGCATGTCGGAAAGCGGCGAGCGCATTTATATCGGCTTTAACCTGCCCAGCCGCCGCACGGGTAAAAAAGACCTGATCAAGGTGGAAAACATCACCTTCACCAAGGAACAAGCCAACCAGCTGGCGCTGTTTGCCCCTAACGCCACGGTGAATGTGATCAAGGATTTCAAGGTGGAAACCAAGCTGTCGCTGGGCGTGCCGGAAACGGTGGACGGCATGCTCAGCTGCCCGAACAGCAACTGCATCACCGCCACCGAGCCGGTGGAAACATCGTTTCGGGTGAGCGAGAAAGATGGCGAAGTGCGGCTCAAGTGCAAGTACTGCGAGAAAACCTTTGCCCGGGACGCGTTTGCGCAATTGCGGTAA
- a CDS encoding inositol monophosphatase family protein — translation MQVVDQVIQTLRDIAQTEVMPRFLRVESTRKSDGTLFTEADLATQQALARRLPEILPYPVLGEEMTPDEQHALWDANPDGLWVVDPIDGTTNFIHGLPYFAISVALMRQGRSELGVIYNPVSNEMFYACRGSGAYMNGTRLPLKPAPAHMGDTIAAVEVKYLRSGKLGTRLTSLAPFGSQRSLGASTIDWCYLAAGRYDLYLHGGQRLWDYAAGIVILEEAGGQACTLDSDDYWQGPLWHRSAVAALDPNLFEQWRRWVRNNQ, via the coding sequence ATGCAGGTGGTCGATCAGGTGATCCAGACATTGCGCGACATTGCGCAAACCGAAGTCATGCCGCGCTTTTTACGGGTGGAGTCCACCCGTAAATCGGATGGCACCCTGTTCACCGAAGCCGACCTGGCCACCCAGCAGGCACTGGCGCGACGCCTGCCGGAGATTTTGCCCTACCCGGTGCTGGGTGAAGAAATGACGCCCGACGAACAACACGCGCTATGGGATGCCAACCCGGACGGGCTGTGGGTGGTCGATCCCATCGACGGCACCACCAACTTTATCCACGGCCTGCCCTACTTTGCCATTTCCGTGGCGCTGATGCGCCAGGGCCGCAGCGAGCTGGGGGTGATTTACAACCCGGTGTCCAACGAAATGTTCTACGCCTGCCGGGGCAGCGGCGCCTACATGAACGGCACCCGCCTGCCACTGAAACCCGCCCCGGCGCATATGGGCGATACCATTGCCGCCGTGGAAGTCAAATACCTGCGCAGCGGCAAGCTGGGCACCCGGCTGACCAGCCTGGCCCCGTTTGGCAGCCAGCGCAGCCTGGGCGCTTCCACCATCGACTGGTGCTATCTGGCGGCAGGCCGCTACGACCTGTATCTGCACGGCGGCCAGCGGCTGTGGGACTACGCGGCGGGCATTGTGATTCTGGAAGAAGCCGGCGGCCAAGCGTGCACACTGGATAGCGACGATTACTGGCAAGGCCCGCTGTGGCACCGCTCGGCAGTGGCGGCGCTGGACCCGAATCTGTTTGAACAGTGGCGGCGCTGGGTGAGGAATAATCAGTAA
- the pyrB gene encoding aspartate carbamoyltransferase: MSNPLYQRHVISIADLTRHDLETVIATAQQLKRTPRTDLLKDKVVASCFFEASTRTRLSFETAVQRLGGTVIGFDDGGNTSLAKKGETMADSVRIISSYVDAFVMRHPKDGAARLASECSSVPVINGGDGSNQHPSQTLLDLFTIHETQGKLDGLTLAFVGDLKYGRTVHSLAQALALFNCKFYFIAPEALAMPDYICEQLDAHGIQYQLVETIEEVVSELDILYMTRVQKERFEETEFQHLKSKYKLDASMLEGAKPNLKVLHPLPRIDEIATDVDATPYAYYFQQAQNGVFARQALLALVLNETL; the protein is encoded by the coding sequence ATGAGCAATCCCCTGTACCAGCGACATGTGATTTCCATTGCCGACCTGACCCGGCACGACCTGGAAACCGTGATTGCCACTGCCCAACAGCTCAAGCGCACGCCACGCACTGATTTGCTCAAGGACAAAGTGGTGGCCAGCTGCTTTTTTGAAGCGTCCACCCGCACCCGGCTGTCGTTTGAAACCGCCGTGCAGCGTCTGGGTGGCACGGTGATTGGCTTTGACGATGGCGGGAACACCTCGCTGGCGAAAAAAGGCGAAACCATGGCCGATTCGGTGCGCATCATCTCCTCGTATGTGGATGCCTTTGTGATGCGCCACCCGAAAGACGGCGCGGCGCGGCTGGCGTCGGAATGCTCCAGCGTGCCAGTGATCAATGGCGGCGATGGCTCCAACCAGCATCCGTCGCAAACCCTGCTGGATCTGTTCACCATCCACGAAACCCAGGGCAAGCTCGACGGCCTGACCCTGGCGTTTGTCGGTGATCTGAAATATGGCCGCACCGTGCATTCGCTGGCGCAGGCGCTGGCGCTGTTCAACTGCAAGTTCTACTTTATCGCCCCCGAGGCGTTGGCCATGCCGGACTATATCTGCGAGCAGCTGGATGCCCACGGTATTCAGTATCAGCTGGTGGAAACCATCGAGGAAGTGGTGTCGGAGCTGGATATTCTGTACATGACCCGGGTGCAGAAAGAGCGTTTTGAAGAAACCGAATTCCAGCACCTGAAATCCAAGTACAAGCTGGACGCCAGCATGCTGGAAGGGGCCAAGCCCAATCTGAAGGTGCTGCACCCGCTGCCACGCATTGACGAAATTGCCACCGATGTGGACGCCACCCCGTATGCCTACTATTTCCAGCAGGCGCAAAACGGCGTATTTGCCCGCCAGGCCCTGCTGGCGCTGGTGCTGAACGAAACCCTGTAA
- a CDS encoding Fic family protein translates to MADWIGYKWLAARYGIDTVQAPPVTSEIGPSRRTIHNDHITREIYTANMRPEDTLTAHLTFAIKHEGVHLEFLSRLFARVPEMDIADWMNRERTGQYARRVGFLWEWLMGRELGGVKAVTGGNYVHAINPDTSLTRTRPENHPRWRVRNNLPGSRDFCPTIRRTQAVIEAERYDCAKQLDALQAEYGTDILMRSAVWLTVKESRASFQIEREADKVDRIQRFAAVMERRCGVLLSPLDREALTELQREIIGDNSTFSHFGLRKSPVFVGETSGFQEVVHYIAPHWDALDAMLRGMAMFIEHTQGASPIARAAAISFGFVYIHPLADGNGRIHRFLINDSLRRDGAVPKPYILPISATITHKPQDRARYDTVLEWFSRPFMARYSGCYAFKRPVRTYDDRISSNFMFTDYDDALPAWRYLDLTQHVEYLAELIDRTIRLEMREEARLLRAWDNARNAIKEIVEGPNQDIDRIIRSIKGNGGQISNKLAEAFPVLANASVAASICACIAAAFEVPGASAA, encoded by the coding sequence ATGGCGGACTGGATCGGCTACAAGTGGCTGGCCGCGCGCTACGGCATCGACACCGTGCAAGCCCCGCCGGTGACCAGCGAAATCGGCCCCTCGCGACGAACAATCCACAACGATCACATTACCCGTGAAATTTACACGGCAAACATGCGTCCGGAAGACACCCTGACCGCACACCTGACCTTTGCGATCAAGCACGAAGGTGTGCATCTGGAGTTTCTGTCCCGCCTCTTTGCCCGGGTGCCGGAAATGGATATTGCCGACTGGATGAACCGTGAGCGCACCGGGCAATACGCTCGCCGCGTGGGTTTTCTCTGGGAATGGCTCATGGGTCGGGAGCTGGGTGGGGTCAAGGCGGTTACTGGCGGGAATTATGTGCATGCCATCAACCCCGACACCAGCCTGACGCGCACCCGGCCTGAGAACCACCCGCGCTGGCGAGTGCGCAACAACCTGCCCGGCAGTCGCGACTTTTGCCCCACAATCCGCCGTACCCAGGCGGTGATTGAGGCGGAGCGCTACGATTGCGCCAAGCAACTGGATGCGCTGCAGGCTGAATACGGCACGGATATTTTGATGCGCAGCGCGGTTTGGCTGACCGTCAAGGAAAGCCGGGCCAGTTTTCAGATTGAACGGGAGGCTGATAAGGTTGATCGCATCCAGCGTTTTGCGGCGGTGATGGAACGACGCTGTGGGGTGCTGCTGTCTCCTCTCGACCGGGAGGCGCTGACCGAGCTGCAACGGGAGATCATTGGCGACAACTCCACCTTCAGCCATTTCGGGCTGAGGAAGTCTCCTGTTTTTGTGGGGGAAACTTCCGGGTTTCAAGAAGTGGTGCACTACATCGCGCCCCATTGGGATGCGCTTGATGCCATGCTTCGTGGCATGGCAATGTTTATCGAGCACACCCAGGGGGCTTCACCGATTGCCAGGGCGGCAGCTATTTCGTTTGGGTTTGTGTACATCCACCCTTTGGCTGATGGAAACGGCAGAATTCACCGCTTTTTGATTAACGATAGCTTGCGCCGCGATGGTGCTGTGCCCAAACCCTATATTCTGCCTATCTCGGCCACCATCACCCACAAACCTCAAGATCGGGCCAGGTACGATACCGTGCTGGAATGGTTCTCCAGGCCATTTATGGCCCGGTATAGTGGATGCTATGCGTTCAAGCGCCCGGTCCGAACGTATGATGACCGTATCTCGTCAAATTTCATGTTTACCGACTACGATGACGCCCTTCCCGCTTGGCGCTATCTCGACCTGACCCAGCATGTAGAATACTTGGCAGAACTGATCGATAGGACCATCCGGCTGGAAATGCGGGAAGAAGCCAGGCTTTTGCGTGCATGGGATAACGCCAGGAATGCCATCAAGGAGATTGTCGAAGGGCCAAACCAGGATATTGACCGGATTATCCGGTCAATTAAAGGCAATGGCGGCCAGATCTCCAACAAGCTGGCAGAGGCGTTTCCGGTGCTGGCCAATGCCAGCGTGGCTGCCAGTATCTGCGCATGCATTGCAGCAGCATTTGAAGTGCCCGGAGCATCCGCTGCGTGA
- a CDS encoding BPSS1780 family membrane protein translates to MPDDWPESSRRPLPRVPALRGWRWCVEAFYLFREQPLTMVLFGVVYFILMLGLNLIPLLGGLMVSLLSPILSVGFLVVAGKLAHGQEPELADLFTGFRQGTAALLGIGIWYLVVFCALGIGVALMAVLLGVAPSGEALAQLTPEAQASLMELGLVVLVLALPLMMAYWLAPALVYFEQQSGIEAMRLSLLFAARNWPAFLLYGVVMGSCAVLSIMAFGVGLLLWVPWVLLSLYVCYQDMIGAGPVEMSKVGWVE, encoded by the coding sequence ATGCCTGACGACTGGCCGGAATCTTCGCGCCGCCCGCTTCCCCGAGTGCCTGCTTTACGCGGCTGGCGCTGGTGTGTGGAGGCGTTTTATCTGTTTCGAGAACAGCCACTGACCATGGTGCTGTTTGGTGTGGTGTACTTTATCCTGATGCTGGGCCTGAACCTGATTCCGCTGCTGGGCGGGCTGATGGTGTCCTTGCTCAGCCCGATTTTGTCGGTCGGGTTTCTGGTGGTGGCAGGTAAGTTGGCGCATGGCCAGGAGCCTGAGCTGGCCGACCTGTTTACCGGCTTTCGCCAGGGCACGGCGGCGCTGCTGGGCATTGGCATCTGGTATCTGGTGGTGTTTTGCGCACTGGGCATCGGCGTGGCGCTGATGGCAGTATTGCTGGGCGTGGCACCCAGCGGCGAGGCGCTGGCCCAACTGACCCCGGAGGCGCAAGCCAGCCTGATGGAGCTGGGCCTGGTGGTGCTGGTGCTGGCGCTGCCATTGATGATGGCCTACTGGCTGGCCCCGGCGCTGGTGTATTTTGAGCAGCAAAGTGGCATTGAGGCCATGCGTCTGAGCCTGCTGTTTGCCGCACGCAACTGGCCGGCGTTTTTGCTCTACGGCGTGGTGATGGGCAGCTGCGCGGTGTTGTCGATCATGGCGTTTGGCGTGGGCTTGCTGTTGTGGGTGCCGTGGGTGCTATTGTCGCTGTATGTGTGTTACCAGGACATGATTGGTGCCGGGCCGGTGGAGATGAGCAAGGTGGGTTGGGTAGAATAA